From the genome of Bubalus bubalis isolate 160015118507 breed Murrah chromosome 2, NDDB_SH_1, whole genome shotgun sequence, one region includes:
- the LOC102406662 gene encoding ubiquinol-cytochrome-c reductase complex assembly factor 2, translating into MAASRYRRFLKLCEEWPVDETKRGRDLGAYLRQRVAQAFREGENTQVAEPEACDEMYESLARLHSNYYKHKYPRPRDTSFSGLSLEEYKLILSTDTLDEFKEMNKGTWKKLQEKFAPGSPEGKHTAWARALPRPRT; encoded by the exons ATGGCGGCCAGCCGCTACCGGAGGTTTCTTAAGCTGTGTGAGGAATGGCCAGTGGACGAGACCAAACGGGGCCGGGACTTGGGCGCTTATCTGCGGCAGCGGGTAGCGCAGGCCTTTCGGGAGGGAGAGAACACCCAG GTTGCAGAGCCTGAGGCCTGTGATGAGATGTACGAGAGCTTGGCACGGCTCCATTCAAACTACTACAAACACAAG TACCCTCGCCCCAGAGACACAAGCTTCAGCGGCCTGTCCCTGGAAGAGTACAAGCTGATCCTGTCCACAG ATACGTTGGATGAGTTTAAGGAGATGAATAAAGGCACGTGGAAGAAGCTGCAGGAGAAGTTCGCCCCCGGGAGCCCCGAGGGGAAGCACACAGCCTGGGCGCGGGCCCTGCCGCGCCCGCGCACCTAA